The following nucleotide sequence is from Ferruginibacter lapsinanis.
TACATTCCAGTTATACAACAAAGAAGTTACAAATAATAATGCGGCCGCAATTTGTAAAACAGGAATGGAATGTATAAGAATGCCTGTTGTAAATAAAACAAATCCCAGGATATAGGCTATACTCATCCACTTGAAAATTGTATTATTAAATAAGTCTTTTGGATTGGGCATTTTACCTTTTCCTGCCAGGTGATGATATACTTTATTCCAGACAATAAATGGTAAGGTCTTAAATGTCATACCTAATATAATAGCTGTTATCCATCCAAAGAAAATAATAAATCCATAACCGAGAACAAGGCTGATGTTTTCTTTAATGGTAAAGATGAGTAAAGTGATAATGATGGCTAAAGAAAGAAGCGGTAACAACATCATTAATATAGATAATAAAGAGACTTTCATTTGTTCATCGACTTTTTTTCGAATACGCTGCCGATAAGATCGTATACAGAAATCGCCAAACAATATGATTGCCGTGCCTACAGCCAACAGAGGAATGGTGAGGAGTGATTTGTTGGCTGTGTACAGAAAGGCCGACACGAATGCAAGTAATCCGCCATTTATCAGTCCGTATATCCACCAGAGTTGTCGGGTGTTGTTGTATTTAGAGATCAGAAACATTGGTATCAATCGGGAGCCGACACCGATCACCAATAACAGGAACCAACCTACAATACCAATATGTGCATGCAGCGGAAGATAATCCAGTGAATTTTTTGGCATTACTGAAAAGCTGAAATTATATAGAAGTAATAACCCTACAATGGCGGTGGTCAGTAACCATAACGTAGCGGTGAAAATAAAAAAAGCGTGAACATTTTCATATTTGCTCTTTACCATACTTACCGCAAGGTTGATGAGAAAGCTGATGATGGCAACAATCACTAATATGCCGCCGCACTGTGTATGTAGCCCCACATCAAAAACATAAAATCCATGAACTAAAAAAGGTATGCCGATCGCGGCTGAAGCGAATGAAATGTATGCCAGTACATTACTATATAATTTACTTTCTATCAATACCGGCACCAATTGATGACTGGCACCAAGTATCATCATAGTGCCCCAGCCGAGAGCCATGATATGTGTAATGGCTAATGTGTGCGGATGAAAATAATGGCCCGTAAAATCGCCAGCTGACAATAATAACAGAAGACAGGCGACCAGAAATGCAATAGCTGCGTACGCATAAAATGGCAGTACTACTTTCCAAGAAGTGGTGGTTGATGTATCTGTATTTCCTATTGTAGTAAACATGTCAGTCTTTATAGATCAATAAATGTACTTCTGCACCGCTGATCTCTTTGATGCGATAGCTGAACTGCTGTTCCTCTAGTTCTGGTAAAAGAAAAACCGGAATGCGTTTATGATAAACAAACAGTGCGTTATCGATTGGTAATGTTGCCAATGCTTCCAGTATGGCATGCATGGGTAAAGGCATTTCCAATTGTCTTACATCAACAGTTTTTGTTTTTCCGGCAAAACGCTTCAATATTTCATCCCAAGCTGCAGAATGATCAGACTCTTTATTATCAGCCACCATGAAAGCGTTGACATTATTATAAAAATAGGTATTTACTAATTCATCACTGATAGTTTCTGTATAAGATTCGAATCCACGTTTACTGAGCAGGAGTATTAAAGGGGTAGGTTCAAAACTATTGATGATCTTTAAAATAAAACCTTGTTTTAAAGTTTTTATACTTTCCATGATCACATTGAGAGGATCTTTACCCGTTTCAATGATCGGTCTTACATCGAGTTGAAAGATCTTGTCAGCAGATATATTTTTCATAAAATCGGGAGCAGGTTTATTGTCCTGTCCTTTTTCGATCTCGATTATTGTTGTTGTGTCAATGTCAAAACCTAAAGGTTGCAACTTATTGAAAAAATCATCTATGTTGCAACCACTTAGTTTTGAAGCCATAGCGATACTGGTTCTTGCAGCTATCACTTTTCGCAGTATGGGGTTTCTCAATTTTGTAAACTTTGGTGATATGCTCACAATGGTTTCAAGTGCATCGGGATGCAGTTTCAGTAATGTGCCTATTTTAGTATTAGCATTGATCGGTATCATTGTTCAAAGTTTTTCAGCAATCAGTTAATTGTTTTTTTAGTCGTTCAATTGTTTTTCTATCTTCAGTGCTTTTGGAAACAGGATATTGTTTTCAAGATGAATATGCAAATGAAGATCTTCTTCAAATTCATCCAGCATACGGTATAATAAACTGTAACTGGCGCAGGCATCTTCAGGCAATAAATAATTATTGGAAATTTTTCTGATCTCATCCAGATGCTTACCAACCAGTTCATGCTCCATTTCCATCAGGTTAATTGGGTTTTGTACTGTGCCGAAATGAGCTGCATGTAATGGTTGAATGCTATTAACAGAAAATACCAGTTCTTTAATATATGGGAACAATACTTTTTCTTCTTTAACCAAATGCGCCGTTAACTCTGCATATATTTCTTCCACTAATTGATTGATGCGTATCAATTCAGGATGATGGCTGCCATGTACTTTCATTACTTTGTTGGCATAGGTTTTAATATCGGGTAAAGTCTTTCTTACATAGCTGTGATGAGTGTTAACTATATAATCGGCCAGAAAATCCAGGTTCCAATCTCCATAAGGTATCGGACGTGATGAAGGCAATCTGTCTGCTTGTTGCAACTCTTGTTCAACTTTAGTTACGTCTAATCCTTTTTCTGCACAGGCTTCTTTTACTGTTTTCTTTCCTCCACAACAAAAATCTAGTCCGTACTTTTTAAATACCTGAGCTTTGCGTAGGTCTTTTGCAGCAATTTCTCCAAGTGTTTGATCATTTTCACCCAAGATCTTTTTTGATATTTTAACTTTCCACCATTCCGGCCCTTGCTCCAGATATTCCCAGGTAAATATATTACCTCTTTCACCTAATAGTTGATAGTACAGTGGTTTAGGATCATGATCATTATGGATGATCAAATTTTCTCCTTCCGCCAGTTCGTCGAAACGTACAAAGATGGTTGGGTGTTTTTGCCTTGGTTCCAGCAGGGTTACGTTAAGAATATTTTCTGTCAATGTTGTTTCCATGATTTTTATTTTAAGATTAATTGATACAACAAAGATAGGGGTCTTATTTTAATAAAAGTAATTAAATACTTTTATTAAAATAAGATTACAGTTTTCTGACAATTCATTGATTGCTTATTTGACTAAAAGATCAAGGATATTATTTGGAATTGATTGTTAATGAGTGAA
It contains:
- a CDS encoding cytochrome C oxidase subunit I gives rise to the protein MFTTIGNTDTSTTTSWKVVLPFYAYAAIAFLVACLLLLLSAGDFTGHYFHPHTLAITHIMALGWGTMMILGASHQLVPVLIESKLYSNVLAYISFASAAIGIPFLVHGFYVFDVGLHTQCGGILVIVAIISFLINLAVSMVKSKYENVHAFFIFTATLWLLTTAIVGLLLLYNFSFSVMPKNSLDYLPLHAHIGIVGWFLLLVIGVGSRLIPMFLISKYNNTRQLWWIYGLINGGLLAFVSAFLYTANKSLLTIPLLAVGTAIILFGDFCIRSYRQRIRKKVDEQMKVSLLSILMMLLPLLSLAIIITLLIFTIKENISLVLGYGFIIFFGWITAIILGMTFKTLPFIVWNKVYHHLAGKGKMPNPKDLFNNTIFKWMSIAYILGFVLFTTGILIHSIPVLQIAAALLFVTSLLYNWNVIKLLLHKPAMS
- the ric gene encoding iron-sulfur cluster repair di-iron protein, which translates into the protein METTLTENILNVTLLEPRQKHPTIFVRFDELAEGENLIIHNDHDPKPLYYQLLGERGNIFTWEYLEQGPEWWKVKISKKILGENDQTLGEIAAKDLRKAQVFKKYGLDFCCGGKKTVKEACAEKGLDVTKVEQELQQADRLPSSRPIPYGDWNLDFLADYIVNTHHSYVRKTLPDIKTYANKVMKVHGSHHPELIRINQLVEEIYAELTAHLVKEEKVLFPYIKELVFSVNSIQPLHAAHFGTVQNPINLMEMEHELVGKHLDEIRKISNNYLLPEDACASYSLLYRMLDEFEEDLHLHIHLENNILFPKALKIEKQLND
- a CDS encoding DUF2249 domain-containing protein, whose translation is MIPINANTKIGTLLKLHPDALETIVSISPKFTKLRNPILRKVIAARTSIAMASKLSGCNIDDFFNKLQPLGFDIDTTTIIEIEKGQDNKPAPDFMKNISADKIFQLDVRPIIETGKDPLNVIMESIKTLKQGFILKIINSFEPTPLILLLSKRGFESYTETISDELVNTYFYNNVNAFMVADNKESDHSAAWDEILKRFAGKTKTVDVRQLEMPLPMHAILEALATLPIDNALFVYHKRIPVFLLPELEEQQFSYRIKEISGAEVHLLIYKD